From one Lycorma delicatula isolate Av1 chromosome 2, ASM4794821v1, whole genome shotgun sequence genomic stretch:
- the LOC142320325 gene encoding NAD-dependent protein deacylase-like, whose protein sequence is MNVIFIIYWCYFFISASLGLLTSYTLNDFRKILMRTQHLVIITGAGISASAGIPTVRDENNVWRRKSMRTLLTANNFKEDPATVWEYYHYQRELTLNKTPSSAHIAIAECEKWFHEEGRNVTVITQNLDGLHQKAGSKNVMEMHGSLYRTRCTRCGKIEKNYDSPICEALKDREKLISKKFTKSDIPVKKLPHCKKCGGLLRPDVIFFFENLDEKLSDEALSILDRCDSAMIIGTSTLVFPVSLYGARLVKKGVPVAEFNIKKGFYAKSYRYFFGGNASVTVPDALNRNWQKNSNERESWEYDSFKTEEISSFSVSYSNSSASIKSKESDSYSYSSEKSSSSSNSDFKNVLSSVPSGPY, encoded by the exons ATGAatgttatattcattatttattggtgctatttttttatttctgcatcattg GGTCTATTAACATCATACACCTTAAATGATTTCCGAAAAATATTAATGAGAACACAGCATTTGGTTATAATAACGGGAGCTGGCATATCAGCTAGTGCTGGTATACCGACAGTTCGAGATGAAAATAATGTTTGGAGACGAAAAAGTATGCGAACCTTACTCACTGCCAATAATTTTAAAGAGGATCCAGCTACTGTTTGGGAGTATTATCATTATCAAAGAGAGCTTACGTTAAATAAAACGCCATCttcg gCACACATTGCTATTGCCGAATGTGAAAAATGGTTCCATGAAGAAGGCCGTAATGTTACTGTGATAACTCAAAATTTAGATGGTTTACATCAAAAAGCAGGTTCAAAAAATGTTATGGAAATGCATGGATCATTGTACAGAACTAGATGTACTCGTtgtggaaaaattgaaaaaaattatgatagccCAATATGTGAAGCCTTGAAAGATAGAga gAAATTAATCAGTAAGAAATTCACGAAGTCCGATATACCTGTAAAGAAATTACCGCACTGTAAAAAATGTGGTGGGTTATTGCGGCCcgatgttattttcttttttgaaaatttagatgAGAAACTGTCAGATGAAGCAT TATCCATTCTTGATCGTTGTGACTCAGCTATGATTATTGGAACATCAACATTAGTGTTTCCAGTTTCATTGTATGGAGCACGTCTAGTAAAAAAAGGTGTTCCAGTGGcagagtttaatattaaaaaaggattttatgcCAAATCATACag atACTTCTTTGGTGGAAACGCAAGTGTGACTGTACCTGATGCTTTAAATAGGAACtggcaaaaaaa ttctaaTGAAAGAGAGTCATGGGAATATGATAGttttaaaactgaagaaattaGCAGCTTTAGTGTATCTTACAGCAATAGCAGTGCCAGTATCAAAAGCAAAGAGAGTGATTCTTATTCATATTCCTCGGAAAAATCATCTTCATCTTCTAATTCAGATTTTAAGAATGTCCTTTCTAGTGTACCTTCAGGTCCTTATTAA